One Mycolicibacterium fortuitum subsp. fortuitum genomic window carries:
- a CDS encoding ABC transporter ATP-binding protein/permease: MDMFTPTLDWGGELLASLQWIAIAWVIAAFCTLAVLTTVGMLTHWGRQFWRITGAYFVGPGSLKVWLWLGTILLSVIAGVRLSVLFSYQGNDMMSGAQVAVQGLAANDEAVKESGIHGFWVALGIFCVLAVVHVARVMLDLFIMQRFMLAWRAWLTDRLTGDWLSEKAYYRTRFIDDTIDNPDQRIQSDIDIFTAGVGPMPNNPNYFSKSTLLFGAIDAVVSVISFAVILWNLSGNLTLFGFTMPRAMFWIGLFYVLLASIVAFWIGHPLIRLTFNNEKYNAAFRYALVRLRDAAEAVAFYRGEIAERLQLRERFEPVVSNYRRFINRSVKFYGWNLSISQIIVPLPWVLQAPRLFTGEIKLGAVNQTISAFNNIQDSLSFFRNSYDAFAGWRASILRLHGLVIANEEARALPELTIEPSKDCLVELDSVEVRTPAGEPLVDNLDLRLDSGDTLIVTGESGAGKTTLLRSLAQLWPYATGTFRYPCDANETMFLSQMPYVPLGDLRAVVSYPAEPGSIPDEDLHAALQKVSLPQCSKRLSEVADWAKVLSPGEQQRIAFARILLTRPRAVFLDEATSALDEGLEYTMYALVRAELPDTILVSVTHRSTVGQHHEKHLKLHGGGRWTLGEVEDDAADLVKQP, encoded by the coding sequence ATGGACATGTTCACCCCGACACTGGACTGGGGTGGTGAGCTTCTCGCCTCGTTGCAGTGGATCGCCATCGCCTGGGTCATCGCCGCGTTCTGCACGCTGGCCGTGCTGACAACCGTCGGCATGCTGACTCATTGGGGTCGACAGTTCTGGCGCATCACCGGCGCGTATTTCGTGGGCCCGGGATCGCTGAAGGTCTGGCTGTGGCTGGGCACGATTCTGTTGTCGGTGATTGCAGGCGTCCGACTCTCCGTGCTGTTCAGCTATCAGGGCAACGACATGATGAGCGGCGCGCAGGTCGCCGTGCAGGGCCTGGCCGCGAACGACGAGGCGGTCAAGGAGTCCGGCATCCACGGGTTCTGGGTGGCGCTGGGCATCTTCTGTGTCCTGGCCGTCGTCCACGTTGCCCGCGTCATGCTCGACCTGTTCATCATGCAGCGGTTCATGCTGGCCTGGCGGGCCTGGCTGACCGACCGGCTGACCGGCGACTGGCTGAGCGAAAAGGCCTACTACCGCACCCGGTTCATCGATGACACGATCGACAACCCGGATCAACGTATCCAGTCCGACATCGACATCTTCACCGCAGGCGTGGGCCCGATGCCCAACAACCCCAACTACTTCAGCAAGAGCACGCTGCTGTTCGGCGCCATCGACGCGGTGGTGTCGGTCATTTCGTTCGCCGTGATTCTGTGGAACCTTTCGGGAAACCTGACGCTGTTCGGGTTCACCATGCCTCGCGCGATGTTCTGGATCGGCCTTTTCTACGTCCTGCTCGCCAGCATCGTGGCGTTCTGGATCGGCCATCCGTTGATCCGGCTGACCTTCAACAACGAGAAGTACAACGCCGCGTTCCGGTACGCGCTGGTGCGGTTGCGGGATGCGGCCGAAGCCGTGGCGTTCTACCGCGGCGAGATCGCCGAACGCCTGCAGCTGCGTGAGCGGTTCGAGCCGGTGGTGTCCAACTACCGCCGGTTCATCAACCGCTCGGTGAAGTTCTACGGCTGGAACCTGTCGATCAGCCAGATCATCGTGCCGCTGCCGTGGGTGCTGCAGGCTCCGCGGTTGTTCACCGGCGAGATCAAGCTGGGTGCGGTGAACCAGACGATCTCGGCGTTCAACAACATCCAGGATTCGCTGTCGTTCTTCCGTAATTCCTATGACGCGTTCGCCGGATGGCGGGCCTCGATCCTGCGTCTGCACGGCCTGGTGATCGCCAATGAGGAAGCCCGGGCTCTGCCCGAGCTGACGATCGAGCCGAGCAAGGACTGCCTGGTCGAACTCGACTCCGTCGAGGTGCGCACCCCGGCCGGCGAGCCGCTGGTCGACAACCTGGACCTGCGGCTCGACTCGGGTGACACGCTGATCGTGACCGGCGAGTCGGGCGCGGGCAAGACCACTCTGTTGCGCAGTCTGGCGCAGCTGTGGCCCTACGCCACCGGCACCTTCCGGTATCCGTGCGACGCCAACGAGACCATGTTCCTGTCGCAGATGCCCTACGTGCCGTTGGGTGATCTGCGCGCGGTGGTCTCGTATCCGGCCGAGCCGGGAAGCATCCCGGACGAGGACCTGCACGCTGCACTGCAGAAGGTGTCGCTGCCGCAGTGCTCAAAGAGGCTGTCCGAGGTGGCCGACTGGGCGAAGGTGCTCTCCCCCGGCGAACAGCAGCGCATCGCGTTCGCCCGGATCCTGCTCACCCGCCCGAGGGCGGTATTCCTGGACGAGGCCACCTCCGCACTCGACGAGGGCCTGGAGTACACGATGTACGCGCTGGTGCGCGCCGAGCTGCCCGACACCATCCTGGTCAGCGTCACCCACCGCAGCACGGTGGGCCAGCACCACGAGAAGCATCTGAAGCTGCACGGCGGCGGCCGTTGGACTTTGGGCGAGGTCGAAGACGACGCGGCCGACCTGGTCAAGCAACCCTGA
- a CDS encoding ABC transporter ATP-binding protein/permease: MAMFTQSLDWGNEILASLLWAAKAWAIGAAAMVAVLAVLARLTSWGRQFWRVSGGYFLGRQSIPVWLLLGVLLFSVMLSVRMDVLFSYYANDQFTALQVAFTGAGAGNDAVRDSGIAGFWKSIVIFVLLVSAEITLTLLDLLLMQYFIVRWRIWLTNRLTGDWLDQRAYYRGRFVGGFGGTPIDNPDQRIQQDIDVFTTGTGPETNTGTVATSQTLVFGSVYAIVSVVAFTPILWNLAGPLTVLGVTIPKALFWIALLWVAVTTVVAVWIGKPIIRLTFRNSLTNAAFRYALVRIRDGAEAVGFYRGERTERGTLNVLFANVIANFRSLVLRSVAFLGWNRSINRIIEPLPLIIQAPRLFAAELQLGDVTQSSAAFDRVQSSLSFFRSVYDAFAGYRAAIIRLDGLVTANEQARALPRLDTGVSTNGGVELVNVEVRSPGGDLLLHDLDMQLAPGDSLVITGPSGTGKTTLLRSLARLWPYGSGTVRYPEQGETMFLSQLPYAPLGDLRTVASYPAPAGTYGDDDIRAALDTVALGNLTSRLDDDADWGKVLSPGEQQRIAFARVLLAKPTAVFLDEATSALDAGQQYALYTTLRNELPDCIVVSISHRDSVNRLHDRRLELLGDGRWELGLVGEPA; this comes from the coding sequence ATGGCGATGTTCACCCAGTCCCTGGACTGGGGCAACGAGATCCTGGCATCACTGCTGTGGGCCGCCAAGGCGTGGGCGATCGGGGCGGCGGCCATGGTGGCCGTCCTTGCGGTGCTGGCACGGCTCACCTCGTGGGGCCGGCAGTTCTGGCGGGTCTCCGGCGGTTATTTCCTTGGCCGCCAGAGCATTCCGGTGTGGCTACTGCTGGGCGTGCTGCTGTTCTCGGTGATGCTGTCGGTGCGCATGGACGTGTTGTTCAGCTACTACGCCAACGACCAGTTCACGGCACTGCAGGTGGCCTTCACCGGTGCCGGCGCGGGCAACGATGCGGTGCGTGATTCTGGGATTGCCGGCTTCTGGAAATCCATCGTCATCTTCGTGCTGCTGGTGTCGGCCGAGATAACCCTGACGCTGCTCGACCTGCTTCTCATGCAGTACTTCATCGTTCGCTGGCGCATCTGGCTCACCAACCGTCTCACCGGTGACTGGCTGGATCAGCGGGCCTATTACCGCGGTCGGTTCGTCGGCGGTTTCGGCGGCACCCCGATCGACAACCCGGATCAGCGCATCCAGCAGGACATCGACGTGTTCACCACCGGCACCGGGCCCGAAACCAACACCGGCACGGTCGCGACCTCACAGACCCTGGTGTTCGGATCGGTCTACGCGATCGTCTCGGTCGTCGCGTTCACCCCGATCCTGTGGAATCTCGCCGGGCCACTGACGGTCCTCGGGGTGACGATCCCCAAAGCGCTGTTCTGGATCGCACTGCTGTGGGTGGCCGTCACGACTGTCGTGGCGGTCTGGATCGGTAAGCCCATCATCCGCTTGACCTTCCGCAACTCGCTGACCAACGCGGCGTTCCGGTACGCACTGGTGCGGATCCGGGACGGGGCCGAAGCCGTGGGCTTCTACCGAGGCGAACGCACCGAGCGGGGCACCCTGAACGTGCTGTTCGCCAACGTCATCGCGAACTTCCGCAGCCTGGTGCTGCGCAGCGTGGCGTTCCTGGGCTGGAACCGCTCCATCAACCGGATCATCGAACCGCTTCCGCTGATCATCCAGGCGCCACGGTTGTTCGCCGCCGAACTGCAACTGGGCGACGTCACCCAGTCGTCGGCCGCATTCGACCGGGTGCAGAGCTCGTTGAGTTTCTTCCGCTCGGTGTACGACGCGTTCGCCGGATACCGGGCAGCCATAATCCGTCTGGACGGACTCGTCACCGCAAACGAACAGGCAAGGGCGCTACCGCGATTGGACACCGGCGTCAGTACCAACGGCGGAGTCGAGCTCGTGAACGTCGAAGTGCGTTCGCCCGGCGGCGATCTGCTCCTTCACGACCTCGACATGCAACTGGCACCCGGCGATTCGCTGGTGATCACCGGACCCTCGGGCACCGGGAAGACCACCCTGCTGCGCAGCCTGGCGCGGCTATGGCCCTACGGATCCGGAACAGTGCGCTATCCCGAGCAGGGCGAGACGATGTTCCTCTCCCAACTCCCCTACGCCCCGCTGGGTGACCTGCGCACGGTGGCGTCCTATCCCGCGCCTGCGGGCACCTACGGCGACGACGACATCCGCGCCGCACTCGACACCGTCGCCCTGGGAAATCTGACATCCCGACTCGACGACGACGCCGATTGGGGAAAAGTGCTCTCCCCCGGCGAACAGCAGCGGATCGCGTTCGCCAGGGTCCTGCTGGCCAAACCCACGGCGGTGTTCCTCGACGAGGCCACCTCGGCGCTCGACGCAGGTCAGCAGTACGCCCTGTACACGACCCTGCGAAACGAACTGCCCGACTGCATCGTGGTGAGTATCAGCCATCGCGATAGCGTCAACCGGCTCCACGACCGTCGCCTCGAACTACTCGGCGACGGTCGCTGGGAGCTGGGGCTGGTCGGCGAACCGGCTTAG
- a CDS encoding FAD-binding protein: MKEIPEVVKAADVESWSDEFDVVVIGFGIAGGCAAVSAAAGGARVLVLEKAAAAGGTTAMAGGHFYLGGGTAVQEATGHPDSAEEMYKYLVAVSREPDLEKIRAYSDGSVEHFNWLEGLGFQFERSFYPGKVVVPPGTEGLSYTGNEKVWPFTEKAKPAPRGHSVPVPGELGGAAMVIDLLLKRAETLGVTMRYETGATNLVVDGRARDRSVVGVKWKHFSETGYVKAKSVIITAGGFAMNPEMVAEYTPALGKKRRTKHHGEVEPYILGNPNDDGLGIRMGVSAGGVANGMDQLFITAAAYPPEILLTGVIVNNQGQRFVAEDSYHSRTSAFVLAQPDQQAYLIVDEDHMQMPEMPLIKFIDGYETIAEAEEALGIPAGNLEATLDRYNANAAKGEDPDFHKQPDYIAVQDKGPWAAFDLSLGIAMYSGFTMGGLTVSIDGEVLAEDGSPIAGLYAAGACASNIAQDGEGYASGVQLGEGSFFGRRAGTHAAAR; encoded by the coding sequence GTGAAGGAAATCCCCGAGGTCGTCAAGGCCGCGGACGTCGAATCCTGGTCCGACGAGTTCGACGTCGTGGTGATCGGATTCGGCATCGCCGGAGGCTGCGCAGCGGTGAGCGCTGCGGCCGGCGGTGCCCGGGTTCTCGTGTTGGAGAAGGCGGCGGCGGCAGGTGGAACCACCGCGATGGCCGGCGGGCATTTCTATCTCGGCGGCGGAACCGCGGTCCAGGAGGCGACGGGGCACCCCGACTCTGCTGAGGAGATGTACAAGTACCTCGTCGCCGTCTCTCGTGAGCCCGATCTGGAGAAGATCCGCGCCTACAGCGACGGTAGCGTCGAGCACTTCAATTGGCTTGAGGGACTGGGCTTTCAGTTCGAGCGGAGCTTCTACCCCGGCAAGGTCGTGGTTCCGCCGGGCACCGAAGGGCTGTCCTACACCGGCAACGAGAAGGTGTGGCCGTTCACCGAGAAGGCCAAGCCGGCGCCGCGCGGTCACTCGGTGCCCGTGCCCGGCGAGCTGGGCGGCGCCGCCATGGTGATCGACCTCCTGCTCAAGCGTGCCGAGACGCTGGGCGTCACGATGCGTTACGAGACCGGCGCCACCAACCTCGTCGTCGACGGCCGTGCGCGGGACCGGTCGGTGGTCGGTGTGAAATGGAAGCACTTCTCCGAAACCGGTTACGTCAAAGCCAAATCGGTCATCATCACGGCAGGTGGTTTCGCGATGAACCCCGAGATGGTCGCCGAATACACACCGGCCCTTGGCAAGAAGCGCCGCACCAAACACCATGGCGAGGTTGAGCCCTACATCCTGGGCAACCCCAACGACGACGGTCTGGGCATCCGGATGGGTGTCTCCGCGGGCGGTGTGGCCAACGGCATGGACCAGTTGTTCATCACGGCCGCGGCTTACCCGCCGGAGATCCTGCTGACCGGTGTGATCGTGAACAACCAGGGGCAGCGTTTCGTGGCCGAGGATTCGTACCACTCGCGTACCTCGGCCTTCGTCCTCGCGCAGCCGGACCAGCAGGCCTACCTCATCGTCGACGAGGACCACATGCAGATGCCGGAGATGCCGCTGATCAAGTTCATCGACGGCTACGAGACGATCGCCGAAGCCGAAGAGGCGTTGGGAATTCCGGCCGGCAACCTGGAGGCGACCCTGGATCGCTACAACGCCAATGCGGCCAAGGGCGAGGACCCCGACTTCCACAAGCAACCCGACTACATCGCGGTGCAGGACAAGGGCCCGTGGGCGGCCTTCGATCTGTCCCTCGGCATCGCCATGTACTCCGGATTCACGATGGGTGGCCTGACGGTCTCGATCGACGGTGAGGTGTTGGCCGAGGACGGCAGCCCCATCGCCGGCCTGTACGCGGCGGGGGCGTGCGCGTCCAACATCGCCCAGGACGGTGAGGGATACGCCAGTGGCGTCCAGCTCGGCGAGGGCTCCTTCTTCGGGCGTCGCGCCGGAACCCACGCCGCGGCACGCTAA
- a CDS encoding VOC family protein, whose translation MVNQTPVQIAWVTADLDATEQALTTLLGARRWVRMPAVHFGPDTCRYRGRPADFVADISLSYAGETQLELIAPTDGESIYTEFLQQHGAGLHHICIEAADPEAFDAKLHDAESEGTPVVCQGEMPGGMRFAYLSAPGAGVPYLEIAYIPPEIRAFFEYVKQEQQ comes from the coding sequence ATGGTTAATCAGACACCTGTCCAGATCGCCTGGGTTACCGCTGATCTGGACGCCACCGAGCAGGCTCTCACCACGTTGCTGGGGGCACGCCGGTGGGTGCGTATGCCTGCGGTGCATTTCGGTCCCGACACCTGCCGGTACCGGGGCCGGCCCGCCGATTTCGTGGCCGACATCTCGCTGAGCTATGCCGGTGAGACCCAACTGGAACTCATCGCGCCGACCGACGGCGAGAGCATCTACACAGAGTTTCTTCAGCAGCACGGCGCAGGCCTGCACCACATCTGCATCGAGGCGGCGGACCCGGAGGCATTCGACGCGAAGCTGCATGACGCCGAGTCCGAGGGGACGCCGGTGGTGTGTCAGGGCGAGATGCCCGGAGGCATGAGATTCGCCTACCTGTCGGCTCCCGGGGCCGGGGTGCCGTATCTGGAGATCGCTTACATCCCGCCCGAGATCCGGGCGTTCTTCGAGTATGTGAAACAGGAGCAGCAGTGA
- a CDS encoding LysM peptidoglycan-binding domain-containing protein yields the protein MGDTLTEGQKLERGGSLTSNNGAYTLTLQDDGNLVLYARDQAVWSTSTNGQDVVRAEVQTDGNFVLYTPEKPVWHSDTKGKKDVKLVLQDDRNLVLYAADGPAWSSKTETSEPPPPAPEAAAPEPEVAPAAVEEPAPAAAPEPAAPPPPPPAPEPRTYTVVSGDTLWAIAERFYGDGNRYQQIADASGIANPDLIHPGQVLTIP from the coding sequence GTGGGAGACACACTGACCGAAGGACAGAAGCTGGAGAGGGGTGGTTCGCTCACCTCCAACAACGGCGCCTACACGCTGACGTTGCAGGATGACGGCAACCTCGTGTTGTACGCACGCGACCAAGCGGTCTGGTCGACTTCCACCAACGGCCAGGACGTGGTGCGGGCAGAGGTGCAGACCGACGGTAACTTCGTGCTGTACACCCCCGAGAAGCCGGTGTGGCACAGCGACACCAAGGGCAAGAAGGACGTCAAGCTGGTTCTCCAGGACGACCGCAACCTGGTGCTGTACGCCGCGGACGGGCCGGCGTGGTCGTCCAAGACCGAGACCTCCGAGCCGCCGCCACCGGCCCCTGAGGCTGCCGCGCCCGAGCCCGAGGTGGCACCGGCCGCTGTGGAAGAGCCCGCACCGGCAGCCGCTCCCGAGCCGGCCGCGCCGCCGCCACCCCCGCCGGCGCCCGAGCCGCGCACGTACACCGTGGTCTCCGGCGACACCCTGTGGGCGATCGCCGAACGCTTCTACGGCGACGGCAACCGCTACCAGCAGATCGCCGATGCCAGCGGCATCGCCAATCCGGACCTGATTCACCCCGGCCAGGTCTTGACGATTCCTTGA
- a CDS encoding sterol desaturase family protein: MDMIRSVLDFLPPPMRDPVFFAIPFFLILLTVEWVAARRLEHLEAQREPAGAFNTRDAWASISMGLVSILTTAGWKLLALLGYAAIYAYVAPWHLPGNQWYTWVIAIIGVDLLFYVYHRVAHRVRLIWATHQAHHSSEYYNFATALRQKWNNSGEILAWIPLPLLGIPPWLVFASFSVNLVYQFWVHTERVGKLWRPIEFIFNTPSHHRVHHGRDQLYLDRNYGGILILWDRMFGTFQPEVFRPHYGLTKPVNTFNIWTLQTHEYVSIARDVRQARRLRDRLGYVFGPPGWQPAASPVESQPVG, translated from the coding sequence ATGGACATGATCCGGTCCGTTCTGGACTTCCTGCCTCCGCCGATGCGGGACCCGGTGTTCTTCGCGATCCCGTTCTTCCTGATCCTGCTGACCGTGGAGTGGGTGGCTGCCCGCCGTCTGGAACACCTTGAGGCGCAGCGGGAACCGGCAGGTGCGTTCAACACCCGCGACGCCTGGGCGAGTATCTCGATGGGGCTCGTGTCGATCCTCACCACCGCCGGATGGAAGCTGCTGGCCTTGCTGGGGTATGCCGCCATCTACGCGTATGTGGCGCCGTGGCACCTGCCGGGAAACCAGTGGTACACCTGGGTGATCGCGATCATCGGTGTCGATCTGCTGTTCTACGTCTACCACCGGGTGGCGCATAGGGTGCGATTGATCTGGGCGACGCATCAGGCCCACCACTCGAGTGAGTACTACAACTTCGCCACCGCTTTACGGCAGAAATGGAACAACAGCGGCGAGATCCTGGCCTGGATCCCGTTGCCCCTGTTGGGAATTCCGCCGTGGCTGGTGTTCGCCAGTTTCTCGGTGAACCTGGTCTATCAGTTCTGGGTGCACACCGAGCGGGTCGGAAAGCTCTGGCGGCCAATCGAATTCATCTTCAACACGCCGTCGCATCATCGTGTGCACCATGGACGTGACCAGTTGTACCTGGACCGCAACTACGGCGGCATCCTCATCCTCTGGGACCGGATGTTCGGCACCTTCCAGCCCGAGGTGTTCCGTCCGCACTACGGGCTGACCAAGCCGGTGAACACGTTCAACATCTGGACGCTGCAGACCCACGAATATGTGTCGATCGCTCGCGATGTGCGCCAGGCCCGCCGCCTCCGGGACAGGCTGGGCTACGTCTTCGGCCCGCCGGGCTGGCAGCCCGCTGCATCTCCTGTCGAATCCCAGCCGGTCGGCTGA
- a CDS encoding carboxylesterase/lipase family protein: MTDPTHARTRGGPVVDTGYGPVRGTDDGAVRRWLGIRYAAAPTGELRWRSPQPPARNQEVTHATAPGPVCPQLTDPRIPLDLGGRQGEDSLVLNVWAPGGTEPGAGKPVMVWVHGGAYVLGSGSQPLYDGSVLAVEGDAVVVTVNYRLGPFGFLDLSEFNGQPGARGLRFDTNVGLRDVLFALQWVRDNVAAFGGDPRRVTLFGESAGGGIITTLLASPAAEGLFSAAIAQSSPATSVYDAQRSRAVAHQFLERLGISDDEIWKLSGTPVPDILTAARQVHDAVPSQSPGLLAFAPIVDGELVPDYPVAAAQQGRTHPVPLIIGTNEHEATVFRWMKSPLMPITPGALRSMFAAIAAEQPGLQLPTEAQITSAYTGLRPKAIGLGMARDIGFRMPTLWFAEGHSAVAPVYLYRFDFTTPMLRLLRLGAAHATELPYVWGNLVAGPKDPTFKLGGLKHGRAVSERMRRRWVNFAASGQPSGAPGEAVWRPYRREDRATLLIDKQDKTVADLDRDLHATWGSQILSFR, from the coding sequence ATGACCGATCCGACACACGCCCGGACCAGGGGCGGGCCGGTCGTCGACACCGGATATGGTCCCGTCCGCGGGACCGACGACGGAGCAGTCCGGCGGTGGCTGGGTATTCGCTACGCCGCCGCGCCGACGGGTGAGTTGCGCTGGCGGTCGCCTCAACCACCCGCGCGCAATCAGGAGGTCACCCACGCGACGGCACCCGGGCCGGTGTGTCCACAGCTCACCGATCCGAGGATCCCGCTGGACCTCGGTGGCCGTCAGGGCGAAGACAGTTTGGTGCTCAACGTCTGGGCCCCCGGCGGAACCGAACCCGGCGCCGGCAAGCCGGTCATGGTGTGGGTCCACGGTGGCGCCTATGTCCTGGGTTCGGGCAGCCAGCCGCTCTACGACGGCTCGGTCCTGGCCGTCGAGGGGGATGCCGTGGTGGTGACGGTCAACTACCGTCTCGGCCCCTTCGGTTTCCTGGACCTGTCCGAATTCAACGGGCAGCCCGGAGCACGGGGACTGCGTTTCGACACCAACGTCGGGTTACGCGATGTGCTTTTCGCACTGCAGTGGGTGCGCGACAACGTCGCCGCATTCGGTGGGGATCCGCGGCGGGTGACGCTGTTCGGCGAGTCGGCCGGCGGTGGGATCATCACCACCCTGCTGGCCAGTCCGGCCGCCGAAGGGTTGTTCAGCGCGGCGATCGCGCAGAGTTCGCCGGCGACGTCGGTGTACGACGCTCAGCGGTCACGCGCGGTGGCCCACCAGTTCCTTGAGCGGCTGGGTATCTCGGATGACGAGATCTGGAAACTGTCCGGAACGCCGGTGCCCGATATCCTGACGGCGGCCAGGCAGGTGCACGACGCCGTGCCGAGCCAATCGCCGGGCCTGCTGGCGTTCGCCCCGATCGTCGACGGAGAACTGGTTCCGGACTATCCCGTGGCGGCGGCCCAACAGGGGCGCACCCATCCCGTCCCGCTGATCATCGGGACCAACGAACACGAAGCCACGGTCTTCCGATGGATGAAGTCACCGCTGATGCCGATCACGCCCGGTGCGTTGCGGTCCATGTTCGCCGCGATCGCGGCCGAGCAGCCGGGCCTGCAACTGCCCACCGAAGCCCAGATCACCTCGGCCTATACGGGCTTACGTCCGAAGGCGATCGGATTGGGCATGGCCCGCGACATCGGCTTCCGCATGCCGACACTGTGGTTCGCCGAAGGGCACAGCGCCGTCGCCCCGGTATATCTGTACCGCTTCGATTTCACCACCCCGATGCTGCGTCTGCTCCGCCTCGGCGCAGCCCATGCCACCGAGCTGCCATACGTCTGGGGCAACCTGGTCGCCGGCCCGAAGGATCCGACATTCAAGCTGGGCGGGCTCAAGCACGGACGCGCGGTGTCCGAGCGGATGCGTCGCCGTTGGGTCAATTTCGCCGCGAGTGGTCAACCGTCGGGCGCCCCCGGCGAAGCGGTGTGGCGGCCCTACCGACGCGAGGACCGCGCCACCCTGCTGATCGACAAACAAGACAAGACCGTCGCCGACCTGGACCGCGATCTGCACGCGACCTGGGGGAGCCAGATCCTCAGTTTCCGCTGA
- a CDS encoding DMT family transporter, with product MRKWALLIAAVITEVTATLSLRASQDHAAWLALVVSGYLAAFVLLTLVLRAGMPVGVAYGIWGALGTAATAALAAVLFGDPFTWPIVAGIGLIIAGVLLVELGSHPHRADS from the coding sequence GTGCGGAAGTGGGCGTTGTTGATCGCGGCCGTCATCACCGAAGTCACCGCCACACTGTCACTGCGCGCGTCCCAGGATCATGCGGCATGGCTGGCGTTGGTGGTGTCGGGTTACCTGGCCGCGTTCGTCTTGTTGACGTTGGTGCTGCGGGCGGGGATGCCGGTCGGCGTCGCCTATGGCATCTGGGGCGCGCTGGGTACCGCGGCAACTGCCGCGCTGGCTGCGGTGTTGTTCGGTGACCCGTTCACCTGGCCGATCGTGGCCGGCATCGGTCTGATCATCGCGGGCGTGCTGCTCGTCGAACTGGGGTCGCACCCGCATCGGGCCGACTCATGA
- a CDS encoding DMT family transporter, with the protein MWLALTGAILVEVFATLGLRASDGFRRKAWIAPVIAGYVMSFYLLWLALSWGVPVGIAYGIWTASGVALVAIIAKFLFKEPLTPVMMLGIALIVSGVFTIELAGVGPGTTH; encoded by the coding sequence ATGTGGCTGGCGCTGACCGGGGCGATCCTGGTGGAGGTGTTCGCCACGCTGGGGCTGCGCGCCTCCGACGGATTCCGCCGCAAGGCCTGGATCGCGCCGGTGATCGCCGGCTACGTCATGTCGTTCTACCTGCTGTGGCTGGCCTTGTCGTGGGGTGTGCCCGTGGGTATCGCCTACGGCATCTGGACGGCGTCCGGAGTCGCACTGGTCGCCATCATCGCCAAGTTTCTGTTCAAGGAACCGCTGACCCCGGTGATGATGCTGGGTATCGCGCTAATCGTGTCGGGTGTGTTCACGATCGAATTGGCCGGCGTCGGCCCTGGCACCACGCACTGA